Proteins from a genomic interval of Musa acuminata AAA Group cultivar baxijiao chromosome BXJ1-9, Cavendish_Baxijiao_AAA, whole genome shotgun sequence:
- the LOC135592614 gene encoding large ribosomal subunit protein bL12c-like, with protein MAAALSLTASYYIASSGFPISSSAPSQTLKYPSQLFPLRSLRLAAVSLSPPAAVSPKIEELGSKIAGLTLEEARGLVDYLQDRLGVSAAAFAPAAVAVAPGAAAEAAPAAVEEKTEFDVVIEGVPSNARIATIKVVRALTNLPLKEAKDLIEGLPKKFKEAVSKEEAEEAKKQLEEVGAKISIV; from the coding sequence CTACATCGCCTCCTCCGGCTTCCCCATCTCTTCCTCCGCCCCATCCCAAACCCTAAAGTACCCTTCCCAACTCTTCCCTCTCCGCTCTCTCCGCCTTGCCGCCGTCTCCCTTTCCCCTCCCGCCGCCGTATCCCCCAAGATCGAGGAGCTGGGTAGCAAGATCGCGGGCCTCACCCTCGAGGAGGCCCGCGGCCTCGTCGACTACCTCCAGGACCGCCTCGGCGTCTCCGCCGCCGCCTTCGCCCccgccgccgtcgccgtcgctCCCGGAGCCGCCGCCGAAGCGGCCCCCGCTGCCGTGGAGGAGAAGACGGAGTTCGACGTGGTCATCGAGGGCGTCCCCAGCAACGCCAGGATCGCCACCATCAAGGTGGTCCGGGCGCTGACGAACCTGCCGCTCaaggaggccaaggatttgatcgAGGGCCTGCCGAAGAAGTTCAAGGAGGCCGTGTCGAAGGAGGAGGCAGAGGAGGCCAAGAAGCAGCTCGAGGAAGTCGGAGCGAAGATCTCCATCGTGTGA